In Ananas comosus cultivar F153 linkage group 7, ASM154086v1, whole genome shotgun sequence, the sequence GAAGAGGTTGCCTCGACAGGGCCCGGAATCCGCTTCTTCCAACTTTACGTAAACACTCGCTTGTTCGCCTCTTACTATTCTCTCAAATAACTTTGATTCTTCATTCGCCTCTTATTGTTTGttccttaattttctttttaggtCTACAAAGACAGGAATGTAGTTGCACAACTTGTTAGAAGAGCTGAAAAGGCTGGCTTCAAGGCGATAGCCCTTACTGTGGATACTCCGAGACTCGGCCGCAGAGAAGACGACATAAAAAATAGGTCCACATATACTACTTTGCGCATTAATTGATATGACGGAAACATATACTTGCGAAATTGTTCGGAATGAATATAAAAGATCAAGTTCTTGCGAAACAGTATTTACGAACGTGCGATTTTTCAAATTGATGCTGTCCGTGAAACACTGAGTTGCCAAAGGTATTGAATCTATGACTGGATTGTTTTACAGATTCACTTTACCGCCATTTCTGACTCTCAAGAACTTCGAGGGATTGAACCTCGGAAAAATGGACAAGGTGGGTGTCAATCATGTCCAATTCGAACACTTTTGTTTCTTCTGTTTTTGTTCGCGTCTCAATTTTCTTGTTTATATGTCTGCACAATGTGCAGGCTAATGACTCTGGGCTGGCGTCGTATGTTGCTGGACAAATCGATCGCTCATTGAGCTGGAAGGTTCGTTGTTTGTTACGCTTTCGAAAATCTGTATACAATTAACATGATTGATTGATTATGTTGCGCGCTTTGACAATAAATATTGCTAAAAAGATACTATaataaaaagagtaatttttCCGACATGAGCAGGATGTTAAGTGGTTGCAGACAATAACTTGTATGCCGATATTCGTCAAAGGAGTTCTCACCGCAGAAGACGGTAAGCGATTCTCCGAACTTTTCATCACTTAGACAAAAGTTCCCGCCCCCCCTTTTTGTTTCCTAGTGAGAAAAAGTCGCCGAAAATTTTGACAGCTGTCGTAGTTAGTTATATTTCTACAATGAAATGCAGCAAGGTTGGCAGTACAAGCTGGCGCAGCCGGCATCATCGTGTCCAACCACGGAGCGCGCCAGCTCGACTATGTTCCGGCTACTATCACTGCTCTGGAAGAGGTTATTTGCTTCGCCTCTTTCATCGCAATTCGCATAACAACTAGATCAGTAAAACCCCTGCAGTTGTTTTCTTCAATCTTGGATCTTGGTTCCTGCGACTGCTCAATTAGATTTTTTATGGAATATGAAAGCTTGCTTACTAATACTAATCCAAGTTTGTTCGAAATTCAGGTTGTCAAAGCTGCACAGGGCCGTGTTCCGGTGTTTCTGGACGGAGGTGTTCGCCGTGGAACCGACGTCTTCAAAGCTCTAGCTTTGGGCGCATCTGGTGTATTTGTAAGTAACGATTGACATCCCCATGCAACCTGCGTTACTCATAAGCTCGATTCTCGCGCGTCGTCATAGACGCCGTTCGTAAAACTATCGTCTTAGAAGAACATACATGTTGAGAAAAATGTGTGTCTCGATCGAACTTGTTTCGCAGATCGGAAGGCCCGTGTTGTTCTCTTTGGCTGCGGAGGGCGAGGCCGGAGTCAGGAAGGTTCTGCAGATGCTGCGCGACGAGTTTGAGCTGACCATGGCACTGAGTGGATGCACCTCACTCAAAGAAATCACCCGCAACCACATCGTGACCCCCGCGGACATGCACCGCGCCGTGTCGAGGTTATAAATCATTCAGGGATGAGAAGGAATGCTCTGCACATAACCACTGGTTGTGCAGAGAATGTTGTATCTCATATTGGGCTCTGAAAATTCTACACACTCGAAATATTTCAAGTTTCCGTGGCAAACGAcatattaattatacttttattGGCTAATATTAGTTTGTCTCAGCTCTCAATGCTTATTTCTTGTGTCatatacccaatcatgatactgctggatatatatatatatatatatatatatatatatatatatatatatatatatatatatatcttcttttgtatatatatagggcatAATTAAATAGATATTATCATCAATATGAAAATTGATCCACGGCGCATTGAGTTTACCAAAGTTTCTTCAAATGTGAACGAGATGATTGCAATCAGTGGGTCAAGTGTGTTTCCTGCGTATGCATGAATCAAACTTATGTATACTGTGTTTGCCAAAGTTTATGTACGCATAGGCTAATTAAGAATATTGGCCTTGCATGAATTTGCCAAATTCAATACGTGCAGGTATGCAAATAAAAGGATTGTTATACTTCTTAAGTAACAAACAACGAGTGAATTAAATGTAgtagttttttgagttttttctaATGGAAATTCATTTGGAAATTTTCTTGTAACATGGGAAGGGCGGCAATTAGATCCAGTAATCTCTACTCATACATGCAGGTACCCGCAGGTTAAACGTTGATTTGCCGGTATGggcattaattttttgttaccCAAAAAATCGCAGGTAAAATAGGTGGATTCCCATTAACTTACGGGTATTTTGGGCGACCGGCTAATATATGAGACCGGCTATTGTACTCTTATAAATATGATttctcatactcataagtcatttttgaTTACAGCGCATatgaatcgacgattcataccattaaatattatctagagcatttgaaacttttaagaacaaaattcaataatttttcaacattgtTTACTTTATAATCATCGAAGTTGATAAATTTTAACGACTGATATGTAATAGTTGCTAGTTTAAccgtgtaaaagaatcgaaattgggtgaaattttgataaaaaattctattcactatttagataaaaatcaatTACTCCGAAGTTAAATTAAAGAATTTGATTCTATAATTTTAGAaggtcgtttgattttgaccgtttattttatgtccgcttgatggactttataataatttcaaaaaattatgaaatttgatttctagaagttttaaatactctagatcatgtttaacagtatggattattgatttgaaagctttatcatcaaaaactcttatgagtataaatgactctatacttataagagtatagtagccctactctcttcTTTATAAAGAGAGATGGGCTagaatgcttctaatagcacaagtcattggtgctcATAGTTTTTTGGCCTTTGGAAGAAGATTTGCAAGGTTAGTATGATAGTGATCCTTTAACAGTTTAGTGGGTGATGGGtagaatagtatgatctaagaGGTGGAATTAATTGGCCAAAGGGGTAGATGTAATtttgaaaaacttgatagcatcaaaTACTTGATACTATTAGAAGTACCATAGTCGGACCCTATATGTAGAGTTTGGctcccctttgtactcataaattttcgaccattAGAtatatccttttgatcattttcacttaTTAAATCATaccattcaaccaaccacccattcaatcgGAGAGAACCACTACCATCCTAACCGCACGTcccctaaccgcacatcccttcctccaacggccgaaaacgtatgagcacaaatggatctacactcataagagtatagtagctctactctctctctttttctctctctatatatattttaaataaaataagtgaatacttgttttattttatctatCTCTAGAATTCTAATCTTAATTTTTCTCGGTGTTGTTTTAtaactttatattatttaccGTATATTGCAATATTTTAATGTATATgttgtgaaattttaaatagtatattatcttatgattttttaaaaagtgttatatatgtattttgtgttTGAAAAgttaagggggaaaaaaaggcaTACTTTGCTGATAACTTGAATACCTACCACGTACTCCGCCTATGgacgggtataagtaagaatgtTAGGTAgcctaaaatttacaaataaattttatctatacgagcaatgcttcaatacaccataagtattaaaatcaaattcttaattagtaaagggtataattatattttacataAAGTAACCTATTAAACATGTTACcgattttaattagttaatatgacaatattgaaaaaaaattagtaatatataccaaatttgttagcatcatataatatttagtatcttatttagttttgttacttaccaaattagataataccCAATTTGTTATCCAACTCAAAagaatattgaatttaaatttaagttttgaagttggtacttaaatgtaaaattttaatttcaaaatttatattaaacttttaaattttgaatctatatTGCATTTTTAATCTgaaagccaaattttaatttttgatttaaattaaaattttgaatttgaactgaaagttttatttaaaatttattttttatatttaaaagttgaatttgatttataattaagttttttatgttgatttgtatttaaatttacagtttaGTTGTAATTTAAAGtccaactattgttgtaggtatttgagaaggttatagtatttttagttggataaaaCTAGTTTTGTacaccaaaatatttttctaagaccaaaatattctttaaatagGTACCTGGTGAATGGTATCTATGCCAGAATAGTAGGCCGCCTTTATAATCATATTACATCTCAAccatctatttaaaaaaataaatggtcaagattTATATAGTGTATTGAAGTATTATTCATACCGAAATGATCCGTTGAATAATGACCGGTCCGCAGATCACCCAACATGCCCGTTTGCTGGATCTAGCGACAATAATCATAAGACTATTATATTTAGGTCGAAAGAAATGTAAAGATATAGACTTATGTTCTAATTTCTTCacatataagatatatatttctCTCCGTCTCTCATTCTCTCCGTACGTGGATGTTGGGAAGTTGCCGAACCCCATAAACACATGTCTCTTCtttgtgttttctttttatttatttatcattagTTTTTTGTTTGTGTGTTTTATTAATAACACATGCAGGACTATTCTAG encodes:
- the LOC109712646 gene encoding peroxisomal (S)-2-hydroxy-acid oxidase GLO1-like isoform X1, translating into MEITNVMEYEAIAKQKLPKMVYDYYASGAEDQWTLQENREAFSRILFRPRILIDVSNIDMTTTVLGFKISMPIMIAPTAMQKMAHPDGEYATARAASAAGTIMTLSSWATSSVEEVASTGPGIRFFQLYVYKDRNVVAQLVRRAEKAGFKAIALTVDTPRLGRREDDIKNRFTLPPFLTLKNFEGLNLGKMDKANDSGLASYVAGQIDRSLSWKDVKWLQTITCMPIFVKGVLTAEDARLAVQAGAAGIIVSNHGARQLDYVPATITALEEVVKAAQGRVPVFLDGGVRRGTDVFKALALGASGVFIGRPVLFSLAAEGEAGVRKVLQMLRDEFELTMALSGCTSLKEITRNHIVTPADMHRAVSRL
- the LOC109712646 gene encoding peroxisomal (S)-2-hydroxy-acid oxidase GLO1-like isoform X2 → MRPLRSRSCRRWFMITMLPAQRISGLSRRTERLSRGYCIFRPRILIDVSNIDMTTTVLGFKISMPIMIAPTAMQKMAHPDGEYATARAASAAGTIMTLSSWATSSVEEVASTGPGIRFFQLYVYKDRNVVAQLVRRAEKAGFKAIALTVDTPRLGRREDDIKNRFTLPPFLTLKNFEGLNLGKMDKANDSGLASYVAGQIDRSLSWKDVKWLQTITCMPIFVKGVLTAEDARLAVQAGAAGIIVSNHGARQLDYVPATITALEEVVKAAQGRVPVFLDGGVRRGTDVFKALALGASGVFIGRPVLFSLAAEGEAGVRKVLQMLRDEFELTMALSGCTSLKEITRNHIVTPADMHRAVSRL